The following coding sequences lie in one Thalassoglobus polymorphus genomic window:
- a CDS encoding PSD1 and planctomycete cytochrome C domain-containing protein, whose translation MSVLLTAPLTTNAAEREIEFNRDIRPILADACLHCHGGDVETREADLQLDSAENALEARDGYSIIVPGQPEQSVLLQRILSEDVSEKMPPSDAKRQLTAQEIEMLKMWISQGAPYAKHWAFLTPQKPLVPAVSTKSARSPLNEIDNFILKRLEGSSLSPKSTADKRTLIRRVTLDLTGLPPTTEEVQNFLADESSDAYEKLVDRLLASPRYGEHMAATWMDLARYADSGGYQGDIPRTMWPWRDWVINAYNSNMPFDQFTIEQLAGDLLPDATDEQIIATGFNRNHRVNDEDGIIPEEFRMEYVVDRVETTSATWMGLTLGCARCHDHKFDPLSQREFYSFLAYFNSVDEFGRGYGNTQPLYYYDKETQAVIEKIDQDIIDLGDAAQGEYSKLMELKKRRDEVLSKSLTTMVMKDLPTPRKTYILKRGQYDQPLAEVSHDVPAEILSLPKDAPENRLGLAKWLLDPKHPLTARVAVNRYWQMHFGRGLVSTPEDFGTRGEAPSHPELLDWLAIRFIESGWDVKAMHRLIVTSATYLQDSSATKEEYRIDPRNRLLARGPRVRLSTEMIRDQALAVAGLLDDRIGGPSVKPYQPEGVWSEMVSFAREYEQSTGADLYRRSLYTFIRRTVQPPAMNAFDFQSREMCQVKRPTTNTPLQALVLMNDPTYVEAARILASRTIIDAKVDEISDEDWITEVFSQVLIREPSKKELGILLAQLEFHRTQYSWQPKWAEGLAKIGEKKIVQAIDVSELAARTAIVSLILNLDETLNRE comes from the coding sequence GTGTCAGTTTTATTGACCGCTCCTCTTACTACGAATGCAGCGGAAAGAGAGATCGAATTCAATCGTGACATTCGTCCGATTCTGGCGGACGCCTGCTTACATTGTCACGGTGGCGATGTCGAAACACGCGAAGCTGACTTACAGCTCGATTCCGCTGAAAACGCTCTCGAAGCACGTGATGGATATTCCATTATTGTGCCCGGTCAGCCTGAACAGTCTGTTCTTCTTCAGCGAATTCTCTCCGAAGATGTTTCAGAAAAAATGCCGCCCTCGGACGCAAAGCGGCAATTGACGGCTCAAGAAATCGAGATGTTGAAAATGTGGATCTCCCAAGGGGCTCCATACGCCAAACACTGGGCGTTTCTCACGCCTCAAAAACCGCTTGTTCCTGCTGTAAGTACAAAATCTGCTCGCTCGCCTCTCAATGAAATTGACAACTTTATTCTGAAGCGGCTTGAGGGTTCTTCTCTGAGTCCAAAATCGACAGCTGACAAACGAACTCTCATTCGTAGAGTGACCCTCGATCTCACCGGCCTGCCTCCAACTACGGAAGAAGTTCAGAATTTCCTGGCAGATGAATCCTCAGATGCCTACGAGAAGCTTGTAGACCGGTTACTCGCCTCTCCGCGATACGGCGAGCACATGGCTGCCACCTGGATGGATTTGGCACGCTACGCTGACTCGGGTGGTTACCAGGGAGACATTCCAAGAACCATGTGGCCGTGGCGAGACTGGGTCATCAATGCGTACAACTCGAACATGCCGTTTGACCAGTTTACGATTGAGCAACTTGCGGGCGATCTTCTTCCAGATGCGACAGATGAGCAGATCATCGCGACAGGATTCAATCGCAACCATCGGGTCAACGACGAAGATGGAATTATCCCTGAAGAGTTCCGCATGGAGTATGTCGTCGATCGCGTCGAGACAACCTCAGCGACATGGATGGGACTCACACTCGGCTGTGCGCGGTGCCACGATCACAAGTTTGACCCGTTGAGCCAGCGCGAGTTTTACTCTTTCCTCGCTTACTTCAATAGTGTTGATGAATTTGGACGCGGATATGGCAACACGCAGCCTCTCTATTATTACGACAAGGAAACTCAGGCTGTCATCGAGAAAATCGATCAAGACATTATCGACCTCGGCGATGCTGCTCAGGGTGAGTATTCCAAGCTGATGGAGTTGAAAAAACGACGAGATGAAGTCCTTTCGAAATCGTTGACGACAATGGTGATGAAGGACCTTCCGACACCGCGGAAAACCTACATTTTGAAACGAGGTCAATACGATCAACCCTTAGCAGAAGTGAGCCACGATGTCCCCGCTGAGATTCTGTCACTACCAAAAGATGCACCTGAAAACCGGTTGGGGTTGGCAAAGTGGCTACTTGACCCGAAGCATCCCTTGACCGCCCGCGTCGCAGTCAATCGATACTGGCAAATGCACTTCGGTCGCGGACTGGTCTCGACTCCGGAAGATTTCGGAACTCGTGGCGAAGCCCCCTCACATCCAGAGTTGCTCGACTGGCTGGCGATTCGATTTATTGAAAGTGGTTGGGACGTCAAAGCGATGCATCGCCTCATTGTCACCAGTGCAACGTATTTGCAGGACTCTTCAGCGACCAAGGAAGAGTATCGAATTGATCCTCGAAACCGGCTGTTAGCACGCGGTCCGCGAGTCCGGCTCAGTACTGAAATGATTCGAGATCAAGCGCTCGCTGTTGCAGGCTTGTTAGACGACCGCATCGGTGGTCCGTCTGTGAAACCGTATCAGCCCGAGGGAGTCTGGAGCGAAATGGTCTCCTTCGCCCGAGAGTACGAGCAATCGACTGGTGCTGACCTTTATCGCCGAAGCTTGTACACCTTCATCCGCCGGACTGTTCAACCCCCAGCGATGAATGCTTTCGACTTTCAAAGCCGTGAGATGTGTCAGGTCAAGCGTCCAACGACCAACACTCCGCTACAAGCGCTGGTCCTAATGAACGACCCGACATACGTTGAAGCCGCACGAATTCTCGCCAGTCGAACAATTATCGATGCGAAAGTCGACGAGATCTCAGACGAAGACTGGATTACTGAAGTCTTCAGTCAGGTGCTCATTCGGGAACCCTCCAAGAAGGAGCTTGGAATCCTGCTCGCTCAACTCGAGTTCCATCGGACTCAGTATTCTTGGCAACCAAAATGGGCAGAGGGGCTTGCCAAGATCGGGGAGAAAAAAATTGTTCAGGCGATCGATGTTTCTGAACTCGCTGCACGAACGGCCATCGTCAGCCTCATTCTGAATCTTGATGAAACTCTCAACCGGGAATAA
- a CDS encoding DMT family transporter: MFRSSQQSIAHIQMGFAILLFGTALPVSQILTSEVHVFDGTAIRLTVAAILFLPMLWNRRDEIRRIGTSDALLVFLIATSLVAVSGLMLCSTKFAPCTVICTVTSFTPIVTALGAIIFFRDRPKRKQLGWIVVAGCSALILRSACTRAEATNQEFLWLALGVGLSVAAVFCEAAGILFAKVATRTLSPMTLAALSTLVSVLIILPFAIADGTPISWTSLSTKAWLAGIWWGAGGITLGTWLWYSGIKQSSATTAAAFLSLLPFVTVAISWIVN, encoded by the coding sequence ATGTTCCGTTCGTCACAGCAATCTATCGCCCACATTCAAATGGGGTTTGCTATTCTTTTATTCGGAACTGCGCTGCCTGTAAGTCAGATCCTTACGAGTGAAGTTCATGTTTTTGACGGGACGGCGATTCGTCTGACGGTTGCAGCGATTTTATTTCTCCCCATGCTCTGGAATCGCCGCGATGAGATCCGCAGGATCGGAACAAGCGATGCACTCCTTGTGTTCCTCATAGCGACTTCACTCGTTGCTGTTTCCGGTTTGATGCTTTGCAGTACGAAATTTGCTCCTTGCACGGTGATTTGCACTGTCACCAGTTTCACTCCGATTGTGACGGCACTCGGTGCGATCATCTTCTTTCGAGATCGTCCCAAACGAAAGCAGCTTGGCTGGATCGTTGTTGCAGGCTGTAGTGCGTTGATTCTTCGATCTGCGTGCACTCGAGCAGAAGCGACAAATCAGGAATTTCTCTGGCTGGCACTTGGGGTTGGCTTGAGTGTCGCTGCCGTCTTTTGTGAAGCTGCCGGAATTTTATTTGCGAAGGTTGCGACCAGAACGCTTTCCCCGATGACGCTTGCCGCACTTTCGACATTAGTCTCGGTCCTGATTATCCTCCCGTTTGCGATTGCCGATGGAACTCCCATCTCGTGGACTTCACTATCGACAAAAGCCTGGCTGGCTGGCATCTGGTGGGGAGCTGGAGGAATCACTCTGGGAACATGGCTTTGGTATTCCGGAATCAAACAATCCTCGGCAACAACCGCAGCAGCCTTTCTCAGCTTGTTGCCCTTCGTCACCGTTGCGATCTCCTGGATTGTGAACTGA
- a CDS encoding trans-sulfuration enzyme family protein gives MDFQTRCVHTGVNKDSAYNSCTTPIYPSSTFYWNDLETNSGYDYTRSGNPTRRALEENLASLEGGIDCRAVSTGMSAITAAMYLFKPGDHIITGNDIYGGTFRLFYDVFTSQGYKFSFVNMRDPDAVKAAIKPETKGLWIETPSNPLLNIVNIADMVEIARENNLISISDNTFLSPYLQRPLDMGVDVVVHSTTKYLNGHSDVVGGAVITKETEHQERISYIVNAMGLACSPFDAWLVLRGVKTLGPRMEAHQRGAIAVARMLDEHPKVERVYYPGLESHPQHELAKSQQEGFGAMLSFDITEDRAFAEKVFKNLKLFQLAESLGGVESLIEYPETMSHASMTAEARKEAGISEKTIRVSIGIESPEDLVADMKNGLDA, from the coding sequence ATGGATTTTCAAACACGCTGCGTTCACACCGGAGTCAACAAAGACTCTGCATACAACAGTTGTACAACGCCCATTTATCCGAGCTCAACGTTCTATTGGAACGACCTCGAAACCAATAGCGGTTACGACTACACCCGGAGTGGAAATCCAACACGTCGAGCGTTGGAGGAAAACCTTGCTTCTCTCGAAGGGGGAATTGATTGCCGTGCCGTCAGCACTGGCATGTCAGCCATCACCGCAGCGATGTACCTCTTCAAACCGGGTGATCACATCATCACCGGAAACGACATTTACGGTGGGACATTCCGCCTGTTCTACGATGTCTTCACGTCGCAGGGATACAAGTTTTCGTTCGTGAACATGCGTGACCCCGACGCAGTCAAAGCAGCTATCAAGCCTGAGACAAAGGGATTGTGGATTGAAACGCCGAGCAACCCACTCCTGAACATCGTCAATATTGCAGACATGGTCGAAATTGCTCGCGAGAACAATCTCATTTCGATCTCCGATAACACATTTCTGTCACCTTACCTGCAACGTCCTCTCGACATGGGGGTTGATGTTGTTGTCCACTCGACGACGAAGTACCTCAACGGACATTCCGATGTTGTAGGTGGTGCTGTCATTACGAAAGAAACCGAGCATCAGGAACGTATCTCATACATCGTCAATGCGATGGGGCTGGCCTGTTCCCCGTTTGATGCATGGCTCGTCCTTCGTGGTGTGAAGACACTGGGACCACGAATGGAAGCTCATCAGCGAGGTGCTATCGCTGTCGCCAGAATGCTCGATGAACACCCCAAAGTTGAACGTGTTTACTACCCCGGACTGGAATCTCACCCGCAGCACGAACTTGCAAAGTCACAGCAAGAAGGCTTCGGAGCGATGTTGAGTTTCGATATCACGGAAGATCGTGCGTTCGCTGAGAAAGTCTTCAAGAACCTCAAGCTCTTTCAACTGGCTGAATCTCTCGGCGGTGTTGAATCACTCATCGAATACCCCGAAACCATGAGCCATGCTTCCATGACAGCAGAGGCCCGCAAAGAGGCAGGGATCAGCGAAAAAACGATCCGCGTCTCTATCGGAATCGAGTCGCCGGAAGACCTCGTCGCTGACATGAAGAACGGGCTTGATGCGTAG
- a CDS encoding sulfatase — protein sequence MKFLRVFCFVSIGFFVANSSHAAEKMNVLFIAVDDLNDWISPLGGYNGIKTPNLERLAERGMTFTKAYCAAPACNPSRASLMTGIRPWNSGVYLNPQPWRPAMPDAVLLPKHLSQHGYHSVGAGKIMHGRYDEPESWDDYLKKGSDPKPSQKVLNDPHSRAGGIIWGALDVEDDQMFDYKTASYAIDYLEATHEKPFFLACGIYRPHMPWQVPRKYYDMYPVDQIKTPYLPDGDLKDVPAAGLKMAKPQGDHAKILKTNNWDYAVQGYLASITFADAQVGRVLDALEASEFNDNTVIVLWGDHGWHLGEKEHWRKFALWEEATRVPFFISVPGMTKPGARCDATVDLMSVYPTLCELCDVPLPEKLDGKSVVSLLKDPEADWSQPAITTHGRKNHAIRTDRYRYIQYANGDEELYDHNVDPGEFNNLASEPSMKSTITELQKWLPKENVPDAEFDKNKTKSKKSKKPKAGSKKS from the coding sequence ATGAAATTTCTCCGCGTATTCTGTTTTGTTTCAATTGGCTTTTTTGTTGCGAACAGTTCGCACGCTGCCGAGAAAATGAACGTTCTGTTCATTGCCGTTGACGATCTGAATGACTGGATCAGCCCGCTTGGTGGATACAATGGCATCAAGACACCAAATCTTGAGCGTCTCGCGGAACGTGGGATGACGTTTACGAAAGCCTATTGTGCTGCTCCGGCGTGCAACCCTTCGCGAGCCTCGTTGATGACGGGTATTCGTCCCTGGAACAGTGGGGTTTACCTCAATCCGCAACCATGGCGACCAGCGATGCCCGATGCGGTCTTGCTCCCGAAGCATCTTTCACAACATGGTTATCACTCTGTCGGGGCAGGGAAGATCATGCACGGAAGATACGACGAACCCGAATCATGGGATGATTATCTGAAGAAAGGGAGCGATCCAAAACCGAGCCAGAAAGTCTTGAACGATCCGCATAGTAGAGCAGGGGGGATCATCTGGGGGGCGCTCGATGTCGAAGACGATCAGATGTTCGATTACAAAACAGCCAGCTACGCCATCGACTATTTAGAAGCAACACACGAGAAGCCTTTCTTCCTCGCCTGCGGAATCTATCGCCCACACATGCCTTGGCAGGTTCCACGAAAATACTACGACATGTACCCAGTCGATCAAATTAAAACACCGTATCTCCCCGATGGTGATCTCAAAGATGTTCCCGCAGCTGGCCTCAAGATGGCAAAGCCTCAGGGGGACCATGCGAAGATTCTGAAAACCAATAACTGGGACTACGCTGTGCAAGGATACCTAGCCAGTATCACTTTTGCCGATGCACAGGTCGGACGCGTCCTTGATGCGCTGGAAGCGAGCGAATTCAATGATAACACGGTGATTGTTCTGTGGGGCGACCACGGATGGCATCTTGGCGAGAAAGAACACTGGCGAAAATTTGCACTTTGGGAAGAGGCGACTCGAGTCCCATTTTTTATCTCGGTTCCCGGTATGACCAAACCGGGGGCTCGTTGTGATGCAACAGTCGATTTGATGAGTGTCTATCCCACTTTGTGCGAACTGTGTGATGTTCCCCTGCCGGAAAAGCTTGATGGAAAAAGTGTTGTCTCGCTGCTGAAAGATCCCGAAGCGGACTGGTCTCAGCCTGCCATCACGACACACGGAAGAAAAAATCATGCAATCCGTACCGACCGTTACCGCTATATTCAGTATGCGAACGGAGATGAAGAATTGTACGACCACAACGTCGATCCGGGGGAATTCAACAACCTTGCGAGTGAACCATCCATGAAGTCCACAATTACCGAGCTTCAGAAATGGCTTCCGAAAGAAAACGTCCCCGATGCCGAATTCGACAAAAACAAAACGAAATCAAAGAAGTCGAAGAAACCCAAAGCTGGCAGTAAGAAGTCCTGA
- a CDS encoding sterol desaturase family protein yields MTIDFNNLESLAKPVMTAVCLGLFWTWETLFPFFKFQENRWRHAGRNAAIALMNTLIMATLFGIATVSVANWVQVNQWGLLSWSQIPSPWRILAAILLLDSWLYIWHRLNHRIPLLWKFHRMHHSDPAMDVTTATRFHLGELIASAGIRLGLIPLLGVTAFEILVSETIVVIATMFHHANISIGKFETVLRWFIVTPGMHKVHHSRYQPETDSNYSVFLSLWDRLGLTYRQRQDGNEGLELGLDEMTEENWQTIPGMLKTPFVTPKQPTNPES; encoded by the coding sequence ATGACGATCGATTTTAATAATCTGGAGAGTCTTGCCAAACCTGTGATGACTGCGGTTTGTCTCGGGCTCTTTTGGACATGGGAGACGCTCTTTCCCTTCTTTAAGTTTCAGGAAAACCGCTGGAGACACGCCGGTCGAAACGCTGCAATTGCATTGATGAACACCTTGATCATGGCGACTCTGTTCGGAATCGCCACGGTTTCTGTGGCCAATTGGGTGCAGGTCAATCAATGGGGGCTCTTAAGCTGGAGTCAGATTCCATCCCCCTGGAGAATATTGGCTGCAATTCTGCTGCTCGATAGTTGGTTGTACATTTGGCATCGCCTCAATCATCGCATTCCGCTGCTATGGAAATTCCACCGCATGCACCATTCTGATCCTGCGATGGATGTCACAACAGCGACGCGTTTCCATCTTGGCGAGTTGATCGCTTCAGCAGGAATTCGACTCGGTCTTATTCCTCTCTTGGGTGTCACAGCGTTTGAAATTCTCGTTTCGGAAACGATTGTCGTTATCGCCACAATGTTTCATCACGCCAACATTTCGATCGGGAAATTTGAGACGGTACTGCGATGGTTCATTGTCACGCCAGGAATGCACAAGGTCCACCACTCTCGATACCAACCAGAGACCGACTCGAACTATTCCGTGTTCTTATCTCTCTGGGATCGCCTCGGCCTCACATATCGCCAACGTCAAGATGGCAACGAGGGGCTTGAGTTGGGCCTTGATGAAATGACCGAAGAGAACTGGCAAACAATCCCTGGCATGCTGAAGACGCCGTTTGTCACTCCAAAACAGCCTACAAATCCGGAGTCGTAA
- a CDS encoding aldo/keto reductase, translating to MSEMITLPSGDQMPSAGLGVWKIDPSEVGAVVSTAIELGYRHLDCACDYGNEEGVGDGIQDAIGTGVCSRDELWVTSKLWNTYHAPEHVRPALQKSLADLGLEYLDLYLMHFPISLMYVPIESRYPPGWIFDPDAEHPRMEFAPVPIHETWQAMEELVTEGLVKNIGVCNFSTGLIRDLLSSARIRPSVLQVELHPYLTQEKLLRYCQQEEIAVTGFSPLGALSYVPIGMAEKKESVLEEDAVIKIAERLDKTPAQVVLRWGVQRGTSIVTKTSSKERLKENLNIFDFELTEEEMQAISELNQNRRFNDPGEFGPAAFDTFCPIYD from the coding sequence ATGTCTGAAATGATAACCCTCCCTTCTGGAGACCAGATGCCATCTGCTGGTCTTGGTGTCTGGAAGATCGATCCTTCTGAAGTCGGTGCAGTCGTCAGTACGGCAATTGAACTCGGCTACCGGCATCTTGATTGTGCCTGTGATTATGGGAATGAAGAAGGAGTTGGGGATGGAATACAAGACGCAATCGGAACAGGAGTTTGTTCACGAGATGAGCTTTGGGTCACGTCAAAACTTTGGAACACCTATCACGCTCCTGAACACGTACGTCCCGCTTTACAAAAATCGCTCGCCGATTTAGGTCTTGAATATCTTGATCTGTACTTGATGCATTTTCCCATTTCGCTGATGTACGTGCCGATCGAGTCACGTTATCCCCCCGGCTGGATTTTCGATCCGGATGCGGAACATCCCCGGATGGAATTCGCACCAGTTCCGATACATGAAACCTGGCAGGCCATGGAGGAGCTTGTGACCGAAGGTCTGGTCAAGAATATTGGAGTCTGCAACTTCTCGACCGGACTCATTCGTGATTTACTCAGTTCTGCCCGGATTCGCCCGAGTGTTCTGCAGGTTGAACTGCATCCATATTTGACCCAGGAAAAGCTGCTGAGGTACTGTCAACAAGAGGAGATCGCAGTCACGGGTTTCTCTCCGTTGGGAGCTCTTTCATACGTTCCAATCGGAATGGCAGAAAAGAAAGAATCGGTTCTGGAAGAGGATGCCGTAATCAAGATTGCTGAGCGTCTAGACAAAACGCCAGCTCAAGTGGTCTTGCGTTGGGGAGTCCAGCGGGGGACTTCTATTGTTACAAAAACCAGTAGCAAAGAACGTCTCAAAGAAAATTTGAACATCTTTGATTTCGAACTGACTGAAGAAGAGATGCAGGCGATTTCTGAATTGAATCAGAATCGACGATTTAACGATCCAGGAGAATTTGGACCGGCAGCCTTTGATACTTTTTGTCCGATTTATGATTAG
- a CDS encoding TauD/TfdA family dioxygenase, which yields MNVQELSIDGQFESNGKIFPLILECQDADVSLEQTQEWVAANAQNFDQQAFEHGAILFRGFPLKDANGFDAFVRACGYPNFKYEESLSNAVRVVKTDRVFTANEAPSNVTIFLHHEMAQTPIYPSKLFFFCEHAAETGGATPLCRSDALFELMLKEIPQFAKDCEEKGLQYTNVMPSFDDPNSGMGRSWQSTFRSQAKEEAESRMLELGYTWEWLDDGSLKAVTPVLPAVRDLGDGRKTFFNQLIAAYKGWKDERNDPSKSIRHGDGSILDQEAVLKCADLADQVTFDVPWQSGDVALVDNFVAMHGRRNFTGTRKVLASLVAS from the coding sequence ATGAACGTTCAAGAACTTTCGATCGACGGACAATTTGAATCAAACGGAAAGATTTTTCCGCTCATTCTGGAATGCCAGGATGCTGACGTCAGCTTGGAGCAGACGCAAGAGTGGGTGGCAGCCAATGCTCAAAATTTTGATCAGCAAGCGTTCGAGCACGGAGCGATTCTGTTTCGTGGTTTTCCTCTTAAGGATGCGAATGGTTTCGACGCCTTCGTTCGTGCCTGTGGTTATCCGAACTTCAAGTATGAGGAGTCACTTTCGAATGCTGTGCGTGTCGTGAAAACAGATCGAGTTTTCACCGCGAATGAAGCTCCTTCGAATGTGACGATCTTCCTGCACCATGAAATGGCACAGACGCCGATTTATCCAAGTAAGCTCTTCTTCTTTTGTGAGCATGCAGCGGAGACCGGTGGAGCGACGCCATTGTGCCGGTCGGATGCGTTGTTTGAACTGATGCTCAAGGAGATTCCGCAGTTCGCTAAGGATTGCGAAGAGAAAGGTTTGCAATATACGAACGTGATGCCCAGCTTCGATGACCCGAACTCGGGGATGGGACGCAGTTGGCAAAGTACGTTTCGTTCGCAGGCAAAAGAGGAAGCCGAAAGTCGAATGCTCGAGCTCGGCTATACCTGGGAATGGCTGGACGATGGTAGCTTGAAAGCGGTCACTCCAGTCTTGCCTGCGGTCCGAGATTTGGGTGACGGGCGGAAGACCTTCTTCAATCAATTGATCGCTGCGTATAAAGGTTGGAAAGATGAACGCAACGACCCTTCAAAATCAATCCGCCACGGCGACGGTTCGATTTTGGATCAGGAAGCTGTCCTGAAATGTGCTGATCTTGCTGATCAAGTCACATTTGATGTCCCTTGGCAAAGTGGCGATGTCGCGCTGGTAGATAATTTTGTCGCCATGCACGGTCGTCGGAATTTTACAGGAACACGCAAAGTTTTGGCCTCATTGGTGGCGTCATAA
- a CDS encoding DUF1501 domain-containing protein, whose amino-acid sequence MLSITGKSKPLCDGLTRREVLQIGALSLGGLTLPNLLRAEQQAGIRNSNKAVIMIYMCGAPPHQDMYDLKMDAPSEIRGEFQPIATNVSGIEICEHMPRMASIMDKCVPLRSVYGSPNGAHDSFICYTGRPTQNQPSGGWPSMGAVVNKVLGPKNAAVPAFVGLSPDTGHPPYGSPGLPGFLGVGNAAFRPSGPARKDMVLSDISVDRLDNRKNLLQGFDQLRRDIDASGTLDGMDSLNSQAFDILTSSKLADALDVTREPQEIRDRYGKGSPKRYGDGAPMDLEHFLVARRLIEAGARVVTLNFGRWDFHSNNFKGLKSGHLPYFDQGLSALIEDLHDRGLSDDVSVIAWGEFGRTPRINKDAGRDHWPAVGGGLLAGGGIRTGQVIGATDRLGAEIADRPVHFSEVLATLYRSLGIDPDAAFLKDLSGRPQYLLEKTTPMPELV is encoded by the coding sequence ATGCTTTCGATTACTGGAAAAAGCAAACCACTTTGTGATGGCTTAACCCGTCGAGAAGTGCTCCAGATTGGTGCGCTCTCATTAGGTGGGCTCACGCTTCCAAATCTGCTGCGAGCAGAACAGCAGGCGGGTATTCGAAATTCGAATAAAGCGGTCATCATGATCTACATGTGCGGGGCTCCACCGCATCAAGACATGTACGATCTGAAAATGGACGCCCCATCAGAAATTCGAGGAGAATTTCAGCCGATTGCGACCAATGTTTCCGGGATCGAAATTTGTGAACATATGCCGAGAATGGCATCGATCATGGACAAGTGTGTTCCGCTGCGGTCAGTTTATGGCTCACCGAATGGGGCTCATGATTCTTTCATTTGTTACACCGGTCGGCCCACGCAAAATCAACCATCTGGCGGTTGGCCGTCGATGGGGGCAGTGGTGAACAAAGTTCTGGGACCGAAAAACGCAGCTGTCCCGGCTTTTGTGGGACTGTCTCCAGATACTGGTCATCCCCCATATGGCTCTCCCGGATTACCGGGATTCCTTGGTGTCGGAAACGCAGCCTTTCGTCCATCGGGACCAGCTCGGAAGGATATGGTCCTCAGTGACATCTCCGTTGACCGGTTGGACAACAGAAAGAATCTACTTCAAGGGTTCGATCAGTTACGTCGAGATATTGATGCAAGCGGAACATTGGACGGGATGGACAGCCTGAATTCGCAGGCGTTCGACATCCTCACTTCGAGCAAATTAGCTGACGCTCTTGATGTCACCAGAGAGCCACAAGAAATTCGTGATCGCTACGGTAAAGGGAGCCCCAAACGCTATGGCGACGGGGCACCAATGGACTTGGAACATTTCCTCGTGGCGCGCCGGTTGATTGAAGCAGGCGCACGGGTGGTCACGCTCAACTTTGGTCGTTGGGATTTCCACAGCAACAACTTCAAAGGGCTCAAAAGCGGGCACTTGCCATACTTCGACCAAGGCTTGAGTGCATTGATTGAAGATCTCCACGATCGTGGACTGTCTGACGATGTTTCTGTGATTGCCTGGGGCGAGTTCGGACGGACTCCGCGAATCAACAAAGATGCTGGACGCGATCACTGGCCAGCTGTCGGTGGTGGACTTCTCGCTGGTGGTGGAATTCGTACAGGTCAGGTGATTGGAGCTACTGATCGCCTGGGAGCGGAAATTGCAGATCGTCCCGTTCACTTCAGCGAAGTGTTGGCGACTCTGTATCGTAGTCTGGGAATCGACCCTGATGCCGCTTTCCTGAAAGATCTCTCAGGACGTCCGCAATACCTGCTCGAGAAAACAACACCGATGCCGGAGCTCGTTTAA
- a CDS encoding hydrolase translates to MRSSQLLTATSSRLLIVDMQEKLLAAMKEQEAVISNCLKLVRGANVLEVPVDATEQYPKGLGGTVDTLADLIAERPAKMRFSCSETLAWAKQGTASDQPYQVVLAGIEAHVCVLQTAFDLLANGFEVFVVADAATSRNRTDYEFGLKRMADSGVQLVTTEMVLFEWCEVAGTDEFKQISRIITGRS, encoded by the coding sequence ATGCGAAGCTCCCAGTTGCTCACAGCGACATCGAGTCGTCTGCTCATCGTGGACATGCAGGAAAAACTGCTGGCTGCCATGAAAGAACAAGAGGCAGTGATTTCGAACTGTCTCAAACTCGTTCGCGGTGCAAACGTTCTTGAAGTCCCGGTTGATGCGACAGAACAATACCCCAAAGGGCTTGGTGGAACTGTTGACACGCTCGCGGACCTCATTGCTGAACGCCCTGCTAAAATGCGATTCAGTTGCTCAGAAACGCTTGCATGGGCAAAACAAGGGACCGCATCCGATCAACCATATCAGGTTGTTCTAGCTGGGATCGAAGCACATGTTTGCGTCCTGCAGACAGCATTTGACCTGTTGGCAAACGGGTTCGAAGTCTTCGTCGTTGCGGATGCAGCCACCAGCAGAAACCGAACCGACTACGAATTCGGACTTAAGCGCATGGCGGACTCTGGCGTCCAGCTGGTGACCACGGAAATGGTCCTCTTCGAATGGTGCGAAGTCGCTGGGACGGACGAATTCAAACAGATCAGCCGCATCATCACCGGTCGCAGCTAG